Proteins found in one Hyalangium minutum genomic segment:
- a CDS encoding glycosyltransferase — protein sequence MPDRFSVVVLSAKTPDHSHIEKYQGARLLRVPVGSGDLASRIQAFERAVKRQLDSEEYALAHFTDPFGGYVLCEMKADYGYRLIYEAQTFPSQELRYTHPQTEGDRRFLAKVRRQELFCLMNADLVMTGSETTRTYIRSLGASTEQTRVIRAPVDLGPYTPDVVGAPDNQPMRLMYLGSQAGWQGVPTLLRALALALEQGGEVKLTLVGPRHPDWQPHLEDLAKELGLQEHVEFQPPVLHDDLVKVLALADVGVLPLEDLDRNRLQGGPLAKTAEYLAAGRPVIAADLPVTRELLPSSATVFHPPGDAKALAECILELARDVPRRVEMGREARSFAEHELDAGLIRGKLLDIYDELLGKQQAAVARSEMVPEPTMTGTPTNRLTNLKPPESGKRPPRANKPSNKGSRKASPRDELPLVVGQVLPDDGLDTRLVKTEPEANPSEPPVVMGLPLRDSKPASSSNRGSRRSEPEEPPTSIVSASPPTKDDSSHTPIVRSPLGVSREAPASASASARPSAPAFVEEPPSPTPIVQMRQLEGRSAATSKSEPETRRPPAPAAPPPPSPKSAPQEPPLVAVASASTSPKRPSQELPPLAPAPSTRPALQDAPFTAAAPASSTRPALQEPPAAPSTSSRPAVDEAPPPLPAPSPRAAPQEPARGQEITDKARPVLPPLNRSPPPLETKGPPPRLTPVEPPPLRTPPPLPISSKKQQPVEEEPEELSEEAAQEISDEAEPTPPHPQPRVEEPEELSDDEVHEADAAEALDAEDEVHEADDAVEPVDEEDAIEDADGAVEAVDDMVEPVDEVHEPPEAVLPAAAKSTPVPLPDDEPEEAVAEAVEEAPEPELPQAEPPSSALDPWFAQLAHGYCPPEGAQFARHTPPTNFPGRDEGPSDPPRVPTPTPIQGALRGKRS from the coding sequence TTGCCTGATCGCTTCTCCGTGGTGGTGCTGTCCGCGAAGACGCCCGACCACTCCCATATCGAGAAGTATCAGGGCGCACGCCTGCTGCGCGTGCCCGTGGGCTCGGGAGATCTCGCCTCGCGCATCCAGGCCTTTGAACGCGCAGTGAAGCGCCAGCTCGACAGCGAAGAGTACGCCCTCGCGCACTTCACGGACCCCTTCGGCGGCTACGTGCTGTGCGAGATGAAGGCGGACTACGGCTACCGCCTCATCTATGAGGCCCAGACGTTCCCCTCGCAGGAACTGCGCTACACGCATCCGCAGACCGAGGGCGACCGGCGCTTCCTCGCCAAGGTCCGCCGTCAGGAGCTGTTCTGCCTGATGAACGCCGATCTGGTCATGACCGGCTCGGAGACCACTCGAACCTACATCCGTTCACTTGGGGCGAGCACCGAGCAGACGCGGGTGATTCGAGCGCCGGTGGACCTGGGGCCGTACACGCCGGATGTGGTCGGCGCCCCGGACAACCAGCCGATGCGCCTGATGTACCTGGGCAGCCAGGCCGGGTGGCAGGGTGTGCCCACGCTGCTGCGCGCGTTGGCGCTGGCGCTGGAGCAAGGCGGCGAGGTGAAGCTCACCCTGGTGGGCCCTCGCCACCCCGACTGGCAGCCCCACCTGGAGGATCTGGCCAAGGAGCTGGGCCTCCAGGAACACGTGGAGTTCCAGCCGCCCGTCCTCCACGACGATCTGGTGAAGGTGCTGGCGCTGGCGGACGTGGGCGTCCTCCCGCTGGAGGACCTGGATCGCAACCGGCTCCAAGGTGGGCCGCTGGCCAAGACGGCCGAGTACCTTGCCGCAGGCCGGCCGGTGATCGCCGCGGACCTGCCGGTGACGCGCGAGCTGCTCCCCTCCTCCGCCACCGTCTTCCACCCGCCGGGCGATGCGAAGGCGCTGGCCGAGTGCATCCTCGAGCTGGCTCGCGATGTCCCGCGCCGGGTGGAGATGGGGCGCGAGGCCCGCTCCTTTGCCGAGCATGAACTGGATGCGGGACTCATCCGCGGCAAGCTCCTGGACATCTATGACGAGTTGCTGGGGAAGCAGCAGGCGGCAGTGGCCCGGAGCGAGATGGTTCCCGAGCCGACCATGACGGGCACGCCGACCAACCGGCTCACCAACCTCAAGCCTCCCGAGAGTGGCAAGCGCCCGCCTCGCGCCAACAAGCCCTCGAACAAGGGCTCCCGGAAGGCGTCTCCCCGTGACGAACTGCCGCTGGTGGTCGGCCAGGTCCTGCCCGACGACGGGCTCGACACGCGCTTGGTGAAGACCGAGCCGGAGGCGAATCCCTCCGAGCCTCCCGTGGTGATGGGCCTGCCCCTGCGAGACTCGAAGCCCGCTTCCTCCTCTAATAGAGGATCCCGCCGCAGCGAGCCCGAGGAGCCTCCGACTTCCATCGTCAGCGCGAGCCCGCCCACGAAGGACGACTCGTCCCACACGCCCATCGTGCGCTCGCCGCTGGGAGTCTCCCGGGAGGCCCCTGCTTCGGCTTCAGCCTCGGCTCGCCCTTCCGCGCCCGCGTTTGTCGAGGAGCCGCCCTCTCCCACGCCGATCGTCCAGATGAGGCAGCTCGAAGGCCGCTCGGCGGCGACCTCCAAATCGGAGCCCGAGACGCGCCGTCCTCCCGCCCCTGCGGCCCCGCCGCCGCCGAGCCCCAAGAGCGCTCCCCAGGAACCGCCTCTCGTGGCTGTGGCCAGCGCGTCGACGAGCCCCAAGAGGCCTTCCCAGGAGCTCCCGCCCCTGGCGCCGGCCCCGAGTACGCGCCCGGCGCTGCAGGACGCTCCGTTCACCGCTGCGGCCCCGGCGTCCAGTACCCGCCCTGCCCTTCAGGAGCCTCCTGCGGCTCCCTCAACGAGCTCCCGTCCGGCCGTGGACGAAGCTCCGCCCCCCCTTCCTGCACCGAGCCCCCGTGCGGCCCCTCAGGAGCCTGCGCGCGGGCAGGAGATCACCGACAAGGCGAGACCTGTCCTCCCTCCTCTGAACCGGAGCCCGCCTCCTCTCGAGACCAAGGGTCCTCCGCCGCGCCTGACACCTGTGGAGCCTCCTCCGCTCCGAACGCCTCCGCCCCTGCCGATCTCCTCCAAGAAGCAGCAGCCCGTGGAGGAAGAGCCCGAGGAACTCTCCGAGGAAGCCGCCCAGGAGATCTCGGACGAAGCGGAGCCTACCCCTCCTCACCCTCAGCCTCGGGTGGAGGAACCGGAAGAGCTCAGCGACGACGAGGTCCACGAAGCCGACGCCGCCGAAGCGCTGGATGCCGAAGACGAGGTGCATGAGGCGGACGACGCGGTCGAGCCCGTCGACGAGGAAGACGCGATCGAGGACGCCGACGGCGCCGTCGAAGCGGTCGATGACATGGTGGAGCCCGTGGACGAGGTGCACGAGCCCCCCGAGGCCGTGCTCCCAGCCGCCGCCAAGTCCACCCCCGTCCCCCTCCCCGATGACGAGCCCGAGGAGGCCGTCGCGGAGGCCGTGGAAGAGGCTCCAGAGCCAGAGCTCCCCCAGGCCGAGCCGCCGTCCTCAGCCCTTGATCCCTGGTTTGCCCAGTTGGCGCACGGCTACTGCCCTCCAGAAGGAGCTCAGTTCGCCCGGCATACCCCTCCCACCAACTTCCCTGGGAGGGACGAGGGGCCTTCTGATCCGCCCCGAGTGCCCACTCCCACCCCGATCCAGGGAGCGTTGCGAGGTAAACGCTCGTAG
- a CDS encoding response regulator, which yields MERRVLIVEAQNEFALSMATVLRSAGYQTAMANTAAEAQREMEKRRPDLVVLRAELPDQSGFTLCGQIKKGKWGQNLKVLLLSSDTGEEALKKHRETPAAADGYLVIPFEMGELASISSNIIPPGNPEDAADDASLDSALAGNPREAPPPMPPPLRGPPPGGPPKLPKRERRSAITDEDRTFLDRAFQSIADRKAELLAESRNTKRTPPKRELMGTPEGKLQVLRDELKAREAQVARISEIWSVRERELVSVEDRLHEKDVELQGLKMQVDDLLRRFNEAQTAMLQKEREHGATVDDLLLQKFSSEKDLIEVVAAKEKDINVLRKEVSNRDDELSRRASELDRARTEYESLEKQFNTSTLESEVREQKLNDTLRDRENDILQLRRRGEELDATLAQTISERDLRYAAMEGDIQGLTERLRQTEQERDTTVRSLEQRATAAEEHGAQSDAEIERLKTTAAALESRLNEQIADLEADLARTTGERDQLKLDKDAQEQDLTQRIEERDSKISGLETDLADTISRNEQREAELNSTIQQHLERIGELEGEVEAVKTHLADREAELSGELQALQQAKDALETDLTGRLEALQAAKDALETDLTGQLKALNEAKDALEAKLTGEIQSLRAHIASLEQTIAQRDDSIEGLRTDVADRDGRIASLTGELEATSQTLTETQGTLARTEETLSTTRGELEATTQTLTETQGTLAQTQQTLASTEKTLADTQGTLAQTEETLSSTRGELEATTQTLTETQGTLAQTQQTLADTQGTLARTEETLSTTRGELEATTQTLTETQGTLDQTQQTLASTEAIRDELDSELTETKGTLEKTQATLSQTQQTLATREGELEASREEIERLSGVLRDTEEAKAAQEADLTGQIGQLRAELSETQGNYEAERAAHQKLAQETTEQITSLIEERDNLRGELDATIQELASTQGTLAQTRDALAKEQAAHAGSKQEAAQTKAELEAQLTDAREHGQELAEQLAHTKQELGERVAEVTQLTSQLAHTEDARHRFEDQFNTLTEESQRREELLQNDLAAKSKELSDTLRKLTTVTQEKQRQAEALTRDVTAKTEQLKQLEAKLTQQTENSRRQAEALQQQVNNLTGDLDGARKDIAARDEQLRQAGNAQAKLTSERDSLSGQLQQAENRFQQQAQAMAAERSEAKRVAEDFTKKLAAAEARITQLTQENQQRSADAETKAKELQGQLTTRARKIQELELALENAVSAKGRAEKDLNAKVSAAETKLAEAAAKLAGSQKERKDLDAKHLKDIEDLNAKQKAELERRDAIKAQEVARLQQSVQEKSKALKVAELELARYKSKGPAAAPAAAAKPAAAAKPAASDDEDVAVKTQLNTAAAPAPAPAPAAPARPAPGRASSTGTRPAVGAQPAAAKKAPPAPAQPAPAAAQESEDPVERTVMVPLNSIKKPEEDDWTSLVDELDKP from the coding sequence ATGGAGCGTCGGGTCCTCATCGTCGAAGCCCAGAATGAATTTGCCCTCAGCATGGCCACGGTTCTCCGCAGCGCGGGGTATCAGACGGCCATGGCGAACACCGCCGCCGAGGCCCAGCGCGAGATGGAAAAGCGCCGGCCCGATCTGGTGGTGCTGCGCGCCGAGCTGCCGGACCAGTCCGGCTTCACCCTTTGCGGCCAGATCAAAAAGGGGAAGTGGGGCCAGAACCTCAAGGTGCTGCTGCTCTCGTCGGACACCGGCGAGGAGGCGCTGAAGAAGCACCGCGAGACGCCCGCTGCCGCGGACGGCTACCTCGTCATCCCCTTCGAGATGGGAGAGCTGGCGTCCATCAGCTCCAACATCATCCCGCCGGGGAACCCCGAGGACGCGGCGGATGATGCGTCGTTGGACTCCGCGCTGGCCGGAAACCCGCGCGAGGCCCCGCCGCCCATGCCGCCGCCCCTGCGCGGCCCGCCCCCAGGTGGCCCGCCGAAGCTGCCCAAGCGCGAGCGCCGCAGCGCCATCACGGACGAGGACCGCACGTTCCTCGACCGCGCGTTCCAGTCCATCGCGGACCGCAAGGCGGAGCTGCTGGCCGAGTCGCGCAACACCAAGCGCACCCCGCCCAAGCGCGAGCTGATGGGCACGCCCGAGGGCAAGCTCCAGGTCCTGCGCGACGAGCTCAAGGCCCGCGAGGCCCAGGTGGCCCGCATCTCCGAGATCTGGAGCGTGCGCGAGCGCGAGCTGGTCTCCGTCGAGGACCGGCTCCACGAGAAGGACGTGGAGCTGCAGGGCCTGAAGATGCAGGTGGACGACCTGCTGCGCCGCTTCAACGAGGCGCAGACGGCCATGCTCCAGAAGGAGCGTGAGCACGGCGCCACCGTGGACGATCTCCTCCTCCAGAAGTTCTCCTCCGAGAAGGACCTCATCGAGGTCGTCGCGGCCAAGGAGAAGGACATCAATGTCCTGCGGAAGGAGGTCAGCAACCGCGACGACGAGCTGTCCCGCCGCGCCTCCGAGCTGGATCGCGCCCGCACCGAGTACGAGAGCCTGGAGAAGCAGTTCAACACCTCCACGCTCGAGTCCGAGGTCCGCGAGCAGAAGCTCAACGACACCCTGCGCGACCGCGAGAACGACATCCTCCAGCTGCGCCGCCGCGGCGAGGAGCTGGATGCCACCCTCGCCCAGACGATCAGCGAGCGCGACCTGCGCTACGCCGCGATGGAAGGCGACATCCAGGGCCTCACCGAGCGGCTGCGCCAGACCGAGCAGGAGCGCGACACCACCGTCCGCTCCCTGGAGCAGCGCGCCACCGCCGCCGAGGAGCACGGCGCCCAGTCGGACGCGGAGATCGAGCGGCTCAAGACCACCGCCGCCGCGCTCGAGTCCCGCCTCAACGAGCAGATCGCCGATCTGGAAGCGGATCTGGCTCGCACCACCGGCGAGCGCGATCAGCTCAAGCTGGACAAGGACGCGCAAGAGCAGGACCTCACCCAGCGCATCGAGGAGCGGGACAGCAAGATCTCCGGCCTCGAGACGGATCTGGCCGACACCATCTCTCGCAACGAGCAGCGCGAGGCGGAGCTCAACTCCACCATCCAGCAGCACCTGGAGCGCATTGGTGAGCTGGAGGGCGAAGTCGAGGCGGTCAAGACGCACCTGGCCGACCGCGAGGCCGAGCTCAGCGGCGAGCTGCAGGCCCTCCAGCAGGCCAAGGACGCGCTGGAGACCGATCTCACCGGCAGACTCGAGGCGCTCCAGGCCGCCAAGGACGCACTGGAGACCGACCTCACCGGCCAGCTGAAGGCGCTGAACGAGGCCAAGGACGCGCTGGAGGCCAAGCTCACCGGCGAGATCCAGTCGCTGCGGGCCCACATCGCCTCGCTGGAGCAGACCATCGCCCAGCGCGACGACAGCATCGAGGGTCTGCGCACGGACGTGGCCGACCGCGACGGCCGGATCGCCAGCCTCACGGGCGAGCTGGAGGCCACCAGCCAGACGCTCACCGAGACCCAGGGCACCCTGGCTCGGACCGAGGAAACCCTCTCCACCACGCGCGGGGAGCTGGAGGCCACCACCCAGACGCTCACCGAGACTCAGGGCACGCTGGCCCAGACCCAGCAGACCCTGGCCTCCACCGAGAAGACGCTCGCGGACACCCAGGGCACCCTGGCCCAAACCGAGGAGACCCTCTCCAGCACCCGCGGCGAGCTCGAGGCCACCACCCAGACGCTCACCGAGACCCAGGGCACGCTGGCCCAGACCCAGCAGACCCTGGCCGACACCCAGGGCACCCTGGCTCGGACCGAGGAGACCCTCTCCACCACGCGCGGGGAGCTGGAAGCCACCACCCAGACGCTCACCGAGACCCAGGGCACGCTGGACCAGACTCAGCAGACGCTCGCCTCCACCGAGGCCATCCGCGACGAGCTGGACAGCGAGCTGACCGAGACCAAGGGCACGCTCGAGAAGACCCAGGCCACCCTGTCGCAGACCCAGCAGACGCTGGCCACGCGCGAAGGCGAGTTGGAGGCCTCCCGCGAGGAGATCGAGCGGCTCAGCGGCGTCCTCCGCGACACCGAGGAGGCCAAGGCCGCCCAGGAGGCGGACCTCACCGGCCAGATCGGCCAGCTGCGCGCCGAGCTGTCCGAGACGCAGGGCAACTACGAGGCCGAGCGCGCCGCGCACCAGAAGCTGGCCCAGGAGACCACCGAGCAGATCACCTCGCTCATCGAGGAGCGGGACAACCTGCGCGGCGAGCTGGATGCCACCATCCAGGAGCTGGCCTCCACCCAGGGCACCCTGGCCCAGACGCGCGACGCGCTGGCCAAGGAGCAGGCCGCGCACGCGGGCAGCAAGCAGGAAGCGGCCCAGACGAAGGCCGAGCTGGAGGCCCAACTCACCGACGCGCGCGAGCACGGACAGGAGCTGGCCGAGCAGCTGGCCCACACCAAGCAGGAGCTGGGCGAGCGCGTGGCCGAGGTGACACAGCTCACCTCGCAGCTGGCCCACACCGAGGACGCCCGGCACCGCTTCGAGGACCAGTTCAACACGCTCACCGAGGAGTCCCAGCGCCGCGAGGAGCTGCTCCAGAACGATCTGGCGGCCAAGAGCAAGGAGCTGTCCGACACGCTCCGCAAGCTCACCACCGTCACCCAGGAGAAGCAGCGCCAGGCCGAGGCCCTCACCCGCGACGTCACCGCGAAGACGGAGCAGCTCAAGCAGCTCGAGGCCAAGCTCACCCAGCAGACCGAGAACTCCCGCCGCCAGGCAGAGGCCCTGCAGCAGCAGGTGAACAACCTCACCGGCGATCTGGACGGGGCTCGCAAGGACATCGCCGCCCGCGACGAGCAGCTGCGTCAGGCCGGCAACGCCCAGGCGAAGCTCACCTCCGAGCGTGACAGCCTCAGCGGCCAGCTCCAGCAGGCGGAGAACCGCTTCCAGCAGCAGGCCCAGGCCATGGCCGCCGAGCGCTCCGAGGCCAAGCGCGTCGCCGAGGACTTCACCAAGAAGCTGGCGGCCGCGGAGGCTCGCATCACCCAGCTCACCCAGGAGAACCAGCAGCGCTCCGCCGACGCCGAGACCAAGGCCAAGGAGCTCCAGGGACAGCTCACCACCCGCGCCCGGAAGATCCAGGAGCTCGAGCTGGCGCTGGAGAACGCCGTCAGCGCCAAGGGCCGCGCGGAGAAGGACCTCAACGCCAAGGTCTCCGCCGCCGAGACCAAGCTCGCCGAGGCCGCCGCCAAGCTCGCGGGCTCGCAGAAGGAGCGCAAGGACCTCGACGCCAAGCACCTCAAGGACATCGAGGACCTCAACGCCAAGCAGAAGGCGGAGCTCGAGCGCCGCGACGCCATCAAGGCCCAGGAAGTTGCCCGCCTCCAGCAGTCCGTCCAGGAGAAGAGCAAGGCGCTCAAGGTCGCCGAGCTGGAGCTGGCCCGCTACAAGAGCAAGGGCCCCGCTGCGGCTCCCGCCGCCGCTGCCAAGCCCGCCGCCGCTGCGAAACCGGCCGCTTCGGACGACGAAGACGTGGCCGTGAAGACTCAGCTCAACACCGCGGCCGCTCCGGCCCCCGCGCCCGCTCCTGCGGCTCCGGCCCGTCCAGCTCCGGGACGCGCGTCATCCACCGGCACCCGTCCAGCGGTAGGCGCCCAGCCCGCGGCTGCGAAGAAGGCCCCTCCTGCTCCAGCGCAGCCCGCTCCGGCCGCGGCTCAGGAGTCAGAGGATCCGGTGGAGCGCACCGTGATGGTGCCGCTCAACAGCATCAAGAAGCCCGAGGAGGATGACTGGACCTCCCTCGTGGACGAGCTCGACAAGCCGTAA
- a CDS encoding AAA family ATPase, translating into MSPPSTTPETRPFASVEDAETRLEQVGYLPSPEIATACFLADRMDKPILVEGPAGVGKTELSKALAQALGRGFIRLQCYEGLDEAKALYEWEYAKQLLYTQLLKDKIGEMVAGTGSLTEAADRLATGDAVFFSERFLLPRPILQALVSERPAVLLVDEIDKADPEFEAFLLEVLSDNAVTIPELGTFKAKHLPRVILTSNNARELSDALKRRCLHLHIDFPDRERELRIVRARLPQVAQTLAEQVIEAVAAIRKLDLKKAPSISETLDWAQSLALLNADALTADLVASTLNLVLKYEGDIEKAKANLSQIAQA; encoded by the coding sequence GTGAGCCCCCCTTCGACGACGCCCGAGACCCGTCCCTTCGCCAGCGTGGAGGACGCGGAGACCCGTCTGGAGCAGGTGGGATACCTGCCCTCCCCGGAGATCGCCACGGCCTGCTTCCTGGCAGACCGCATGGACAAGCCCATCCTGGTGGAGGGCCCCGCTGGCGTGGGCAAGACAGAGCTGTCCAAGGCCCTGGCCCAGGCGCTGGGCCGCGGGTTCATCCGCCTGCAGTGCTACGAGGGCCTGGACGAGGCCAAGGCGCTGTACGAGTGGGAGTACGCCAAGCAGCTGCTCTACACCCAGCTGCTCAAGGACAAGATCGGCGAGATGGTGGCGGGCACCGGCTCGCTGACCGAGGCCGCGGACCGGCTGGCCACGGGCGACGCCGTCTTCTTCTCCGAGCGCTTCCTGCTGCCGCGCCCCATCCTCCAAGCGCTGGTCTCCGAGCGCCCGGCCGTCCTGTTGGTAGACGAGATCGACAAGGCGGACCCCGAGTTCGAGGCCTTCCTGCTGGAGGTGCTCTCGGACAACGCGGTGACGATTCCGGAGCTCGGCACGTTCAAGGCGAAGCACCTGCCCCGGGTGATCCTCACGTCGAACAACGCGCGCGAGCTGTCGGACGCGCTCAAGCGCCGCTGCCTGCACCTGCACATCGACTTCCCGGATCGCGAGCGCGAGCTGCGCATCGTCCGGGCCCGCCTGCCCCAGGTCGCCCAGACCCTGGCCGAGCAGGTCATCGAGGCCGTGGCCGCCATCCGGAAGCTGGACCTCAAGAAGGCTCCCTCGATCAGCGAGACGCTCGACTGGGCGCAGAGCCTGGCGCTCCTCAACGCGGACGCCCTCACGGCCGATCTGGTGGCCTCCACCCTGAACCTCGTCCTCAAGTACGAGGGCGATATCGAAAAGGCCAAGGCGAACCTGTCGCAGATCGCGCAGGCCTGA
- a CDS encoding branched-chain amino acid transaminase, protein MSSTSSSVLRADQIWIDGKFVKWDEGHMHVMTHALHYGLGVFEGIRAYRTHDGRLAVFRLKEHIQRLMDSAHICLMKMPYTAEQLEEACLELLRKQRDLFSNGAYLRPIAFMGDGAMGLGAVNPIRAVITAWDWGAYLGEKGIREGIRAKVSSFTRMHVNVNMVRGKISGQYVNSILAKREAVLGGYDEAILLDISGFVAEASGENIFMVNKKGVIKTPPLSSPILDGITRDTVLKLLKDSGRYVEEVTFTRDALYIGNEIFFTGTAAEITPVREVDNRQVGEGKPGPVTKFVQDTYFRVVRGQEPRYAEWLTYV, encoded by the coding sequence ATGAGCTCCACTTCGTCCTCCGTCCTGCGCGCAGACCAGATCTGGATCGACGGCAAGTTCGTGAAATGGGACGAGGGCCACATGCACGTGATGACCCACGCCCTGCACTACGGCCTGGGCGTCTTCGAGGGCATCCGCGCCTACCGCACGCATGACGGCCGCCTGGCCGTGTTCCGGCTGAAGGAGCACATCCAGCGGCTGATGGACTCGGCCCACATCTGCCTGATGAAGATGCCGTACACGGCCGAGCAGCTGGAGGAGGCCTGCCTGGAGCTGCTGCGCAAGCAGCGCGACCTGTTCTCCAACGGCGCGTACCTGCGCCCCATCGCCTTCATGGGCGACGGCGCCATGGGCCTGGGCGCGGTGAACCCCATCCGCGCCGTCATCACCGCCTGGGACTGGGGCGCCTACCTGGGCGAGAAGGGCATCCGCGAGGGCATCCGCGCCAAGGTCAGCTCCTTCACCCGCATGCACGTGAACGTGAACATGGTGCGCGGGAAGATCTCCGGCCAGTACGTGAACTCCATCCTCGCCAAGCGCGAGGCGGTGCTGGGCGGCTACGACGAGGCCATCCTGCTGGACATCAGCGGCTTCGTGGCCGAGGCCTCCGGCGAGAACATCTTCATGGTGAACAAGAAGGGCGTGATCAAGACGCCGCCCCTCTCCTCCCCCATCCTCGACGGCATCACCCGCGACACGGTGCTGAAGCTCCTCAAGGACAGCGGCCGCTACGTGGAGGAAGTCACCTTCACCCGTGACGCGCTCTACATCGGCAACGAGATCTTCTTCACCGGCACCGCCGCGGAGATCACCCCCGTGCGCGAGGTGGACAACCGCCAGGTAGGCGAGGGCAAGCCCGGCCCGGTGACGAAGTTCGTGCAAGACACCTACTTCCGCGTCGTCCGGGGCCAAGAGCCCCGCTACGCCGAGTGGCTCACCTACGTCTGA
- a CDS encoding AAA family ATPase, translated as MPQPGYQDDNPFNLENPAILDIAPPEPKSLEETGLKMGLLSDIALKFLYYSGTGTGMAIADELCLPWPGVIERVVDFVANEKLVDLRGGKGFGRASVEFVLTEKGREYARDALTRTTYVGPAPVPLEQYNALISQQTEENPVVSRDDLLMGLSHLTVTEDLLDKLGPAVNSSRSLFLYGPPGNGKTSLAEAISRMFGGEAFIPYCIEIDNQIIKVFDNLNHTAVPLELGRDNAGRRQTFEMDNRWQLCRRPAVVVGGELTLETLDLIYSETARFYEAPFQVKANGGMLLIDDFGRQKVHPTDLLNRWIVPLEKRIDFLTLHTGKKFEIPFEQLLVFSTNLDPKELVDEAFLRRIKYKIEVKNPDERTFREIFERVCEAAGIPYVDQAVTYLFEAYYKPRSMQLRACHPRDLVALIKDAARYRQQPPALSKELLDQACEVFLVDL; from the coding sequence ATGCCTCAGCCCGGCTACCAGGACGACAACCCGTTCAATCTCGAGAATCCGGCCATCCTCGACATCGCTCCACCGGAGCCGAAGTCGCTGGAGGAGACCGGGCTCAAGATGGGCCTGCTGTCCGACATCGCCCTGAAGTTCCTGTACTACTCGGGCACCGGCACGGGCATGGCGATCGCCGACGAGCTGTGCCTGCCCTGGCCCGGCGTCATCGAGCGGGTCGTGGACTTCGTCGCCAACGAGAAGCTCGTGGACCTGCGCGGCGGCAAGGGCTTCGGCCGCGCCTCGGTGGAGTTCGTCCTCACCGAGAAGGGCCGCGAGTACGCGCGCGACGCGCTCACCCGGACCACCTACGTAGGCCCCGCCCCCGTGCCCCTCGAGCAGTACAACGCGCTCATCAGCCAGCAGACCGAGGAGAACCCCGTCGTCAGCCGGGACGATCTGCTGATGGGCCTGTCCCACCTCACCGTCACCGAGGATCTGCTCGACAAGCTGGGGCCCGCCGTCAACTCGAGCCGCTCGCTGTTCCTCTACGGCCCTCCGGGCAACGGGAAGACGAGCCTCGCCGAGGCCATCTCGCGCATGTTCGGCGGCGAGGCCTTCATCCCCTACTGCATCGAGATCGACAACCAGATCATCAAGGTCTTCGACAACCTGAACCACACCGCCGTCCCGCTGGAGCTGGGCCGCGACAACGCGGGGCGCCGGCAAACCTTCGAGATGGACAACCGGTGGCAGCTCTGCCGCAGGCCCGCCGTGGTGGTGGGCGGTGAGCTGACGCTGGAGACGCTGGATCTCATCTACTCGGAGACCGCCCGCTTCTACGAGGCCCCGTTCCAGGTGAAGGCCAACGGCGGCATGCTCCTGATCGACGACTTCGGCCGCCAGAAGGTCCACCCCACGGACCTGCTGAACCGGTGGATCGTCCCCCTGGAGAAGCGCATCGACTTCCTCACCCTCCACACCGGTAAAAAGTTCGAGATCCCTTTCGAACAGCTCCTGGTGTTCTCCACGAACCTGGATCCCAAGGAACTCGTGGACGAGGCGTTCCTGCGCCGCATCAAGTACAAGATCGAGGTGAAGAACCCGGACGAGCGCACCTTCCGGGAGATCTTCGAGCGTGTGTGCGAGGCGGCAGGCATCCCCTACGTGGATCAGGCCGTCACCTACCTCTTCGAGGCGTACTACAAGCCGCGGAGCATGCAGCTGCGCGCGTGCCACCCGAGAGACCTGGTGGCGCTCATCAAGGACGCCGCGCGCTACCGCCAACAGCCCCCCGCCCTGTCCAAGGAACTGCTCGACCAGGCATGCGAGGTCTTCCTCGTCGACCTGTGA
- a CDS encoding Fic family protein: MKERYQEIDEKNEALRDYLGIFKEKAREFIDRFEMSWIYHDAALEGVVYTQQELTAALYPGRLAAEASMMPVVLEVRNHKAVCDYIREEAATSKKTAQITLTQIKRMHDLFIGNTPEAQAARAATERRERTEKELAKERDRAGFRKDMPLHRTYFHDIAQPAKIQPALEKLVDYTASAEFREFHPIKQAATVQHMFLQIFPFTEHSGKVGRMCTNLILLRNNYMPAVIHSIDRQKYYESFRGPVAGFRTLLMDAIENSLDNGVKYFRDLNRRYKAIN, encoded by the coding sequence GTGAAGGAACGCTACCAAGAGATCGACGAGAAGAACGAAGCGCTGCGCGACTACCTGGGCATCTTCAAGGAGAAGGCCCGGGAGTTCATCGACCGCTTCGAGATGTCGTGGATCTACCACGATGCGGCGCTTGAGGGCGTCGTGTACACGCAGCAGGAGCTGACCGCGGCGCTGTATCCGGGCCGCTTGGCGGCCGAAGCGTCCATGATGCCGGTGGTGCTGGAGGTCCGGAACCACAAGGCAGTCTGCGACTACATCCGAGAGGAAGCGGCCACCAGCAAGAAGACCGCGCAGATCACGCTGACGCAGATCAAGCGGATGCACGATCTCTTCATCGGCAACACGCCCGAGGCCCAGGCGGCCCGCGCGGCCACCGAGCGTCGCGAGCGCACCGAGAAGGAGCTGGCCAAGGAGCGCGATCGGGCAGGCTTCCGCAAGGACATGCCGCTGCACCGCACGTACTTCCACGACATCGCCCAGCCCGCGAAGATCCAGCCCGCGCTGGAGAAGCTGGTGGACTACACCGCGAGCGCCGAGTTCCGCGAGTTCCACCCGATCAAGCAGGCGGCGACGGTGCAGCACATGTTCCTGCAGATCTTCCCCTTCACCGAGCACAGCGGGAAGGTGGGCCGGATGTGCACGAACCTGATCCTGCTGCGCAACAACTACATGCCGGCGGTGATCCACTCGATCGATCGGCAGAAGTACTACGAGTCCTTCCGCGGCCCCGTGGCGGGCTTCCGCACGCTGCTGATGGACGCGATCGAGAACTCGCTGGACAACGGCGTCAAGTACTTCAGGGACTTGAACCGCCGGTACAAGGCCATCAACTAG